In Cololabis saira isolate AMF1-May2022 chromosome 10, fColSai1.1, whole genome shotgun sequence, a single window of DNA contains:
- the mettl17 gene encoding methyltransferase-like protein 17, mitochondrial — translation MASRSYGACALCQRVAAVKIVFRGMSAAAHLQPKEDFLNGTPHKKHPGVTNLKTLRLPEELQVAAQSIIHRAQVMKLPERAQKLTNFLWSRKRAVEDFTLRQQAVSLEKELWGKAMQKIEVSDIDEEALEHRIRKRVFSELRRTTYRWTPMKYDEELGVVYMAARLAGGYAAVRRALNEIKKRDSAFAPQTLLDFGSGLGTVAWASHSCWGDSLKELVCVDSSGPMNVLAERLLKGDDERGEPHIKQVYFRQFLPVSPKTQFDLVVSAFTLSEISNVKDREDAVVTLWRKTSSYLVLVENGTKEGHQMLMEARETLLKKQEKIVHDPRPAFMFAPCPHEMICPKLAQGPITPCNFHQQYHPLPLPQHNGCQIEKFSYLILSRTGGGKPETEGVTWARLIAPVLRRTRHVHCRMCCPDGQLQHMVVTARKHSRDMYRCARSSDWGDQLPMVQKAEEDVDSESE, via the exons ATGGCATCACGGAGCTATGGAGCCTGCGCTCTCTGTCAGAGGGTGGCAGCGGTGAAGATAGTGTTCAGG GGAATGAGTGCTGCTGCTCACCTACAGCCCAAAGAGGACTTTTTAAATGGAACACCACACAAGAAGCACCCAGGTGTGACAAACCTGAAGACTCTGCGACTTCCTGAGGAGCTCCAAGTGGCTGCACAGTCGATTATTCACA GAGCTCAAGTAATGAAGCTTCCCGAACGTGCTCAGAAACTCACAAACTTCCTGTGGAGCCGCAAGCGAGCAGTCGAGGATTTCACGTTGAGGCAGCAGGCTGTGAGCCTGGAGAAGGAGCTCTGGGGAAAAGCCATGCAGAAGATAGAAG TTTCAGATATTGACGAGGAAGCGCTGGAGCATCGTATCAGGAAGAGGGTTTTCTCAGAGCTCAGGAGGACAACATATCGCTGGACGCCTATGAA GTATGATGAGGAGCTGGGTGTGGTGTACATGGCAGCTCGCCTTGCTGGAGGCTACGCAGCAGTCCGAAGAGCTCTGAATGAG ATCAAGAAGAGAGACTCTGCATTTGCCCCTCAGACCCTCCTGGATTTTGGTTCAGGCCTCGGGACCGTCGCCTG GGCATCACACTCGTGCTGGGGCGACTCCTTGAAGGAGTTGGTGTGTGTGGACAGCTCTGGGCCGATGAACGTTTTGGCAGAGCGACTTCTGAAAG GTGATGACGAAAGAGGGGAACCTCACATCAAACAAGTGTATTTCAGACAGTTTCTTCCTGTCTCTCCTAAG ACGCAGTTTGACTTGGTGGTCTCAGCGTTCACCTTGTCGGAAATCTCCAACGTAAAAGATCGAGAGGATGCAGTGGTGACGCTGTGGAGAAAGACCAGCTCCTACCTG GTGTTGGTGGAAAATGGCACCAAAGAAGGCCACCAGATGCTCATGGAGGCCAGAGAAACTTTACTGAAG AAACAAGAGAAGATAGTCCACGACCCCAGACCAGCGTTCATGTTCGCTCCG TGTCCTCATGAAATGATATGTCCTAAACTGGCTCAGGGGCCCATCACACCCTGCAACTTCCACCAGCAGTACCATCCGCTGCCTCTGCCCCAG caCAATGGTTGTCAAATAGAGAAGTTCAGCTATTTAATTTTGAGTCGAACAGGAGGAGGGAAACCAGAAACGGAAGGTGTAACGTGGGCCAGGCTCATCGCACCGGTGCTGCGCAGGACGAGACACGTCCACTGCCGGATGTGTTGCCCCGATGGACAGCTGCAGCACATGGTGGTGACGGCGCGGAAGCACAGCAG AGATATGTACCGTTGTGCTCGGAGCAGTGACTGGGGAGATCAGCTGCCGATGGTTCAGAAAGCCGAGGAGGACGTCGACAGTGAGTCGGAGTGA
- the parp2 gene encoding poly [ADP-ribose] polymerase 2, with amino-acid sequence MRRTRGSRNKSQSSQGNEEVLSKTVWQWQGDEGQWEPYSPADCAFLDSAVSSGKTSVTLALGSGTAYKIDLKKMVQINPVTKFKRKICLQAVKSENLVEAGDVAGCNGKPDDQVKEEVEETEEQPTAKRRRGKSKSTTKTEEMPKVEVKSEEVVRTVVMKGKAPVDPECKAKLGKAHVYSEGKDVYDVMLNQTNVQFNNNKYYLIQLLEDDSSKAFNVWMRWGRVGKVGQSSLTACGGDLLKAKDFFKKKFLDKTKNEWEYRDTFEKVDGKYDMLFVDYSSNKMEENQTTVDAAPKKRTSKLHARVQSLLELICDLKAMEECVLEMKFDTRKAPLGKLTSEQIRGGYEALKRIEDCLKKKGSSRELVAACNQFYTRIPHDFGLKTPPIIRTDVELKEKITLLEALSDIQIAVKMVQSSADSDEHPLDRQYQSLQCNLQPLDSSSNEFKVIDRYLQSTHAPTHNDYTMSVLDIFALDRNEEGSKFLSDLHNRTLLWHGSRLSNWVGILSKGLRVAPPEAPVTGYMFGKGIYFADMASKSANYCFANQSNHVGLLLLCEVALGDSNELLQADYDANNLPEGKHSTKGLGRTGPDPKNAVTLDGMTVPMGPGVKTGVGNSNAYSLLYNEYIVYNPAQTRMKYLLRIQFKYSSLW; translated from the exons atgAGGCGAACCAGAGGTTCGAGAAATAAAAGCCAGAGTAGCCAAGGAAATGAGGAAGTCCTGTCAAAAACAG TGTGGCAGTGGCAGGGAGACGAGGGACAGTGGGAGCCGTATTCGCCTGCAGATTGTGCCTTTCTAGACTCGGCCGTCTCATCTGGAAAAACGTCCGTCACTCTGGCTCTGGGCTCAGGGACGGCATACAAAATTGATCTGAAGAAGATGGTCCAGATCAACCCTGTGACCAAGTTCAAGAGGAAAATTTGCCTTCAGGCTGTAAAGTCAG AAAACTTAGTCGAGGCTGGTGATGTGGCAGGTTGCAATGGGAAACCAGATGATCAAGTTAAAGAGGAAGTGGAGGAGACAGAAGAGCAACCAACAGccaagaggaggagaggaaagagcAAGAGTACAACAAAAACTGAAGAAATGCCCAAAGTGGAAGTAAAGAGTGAAG AAGTGGTGAGGACGGTGGTGATGAAAGGCAAAGCTCCAGTGGACCCCGAATGCAAAGCAAAACTCGGAAag GCTCATGTTTACAGTGAAGGAAAAGATGTCTACGATGTGATGCTAAACCAG ACAAATGTTCagttcaacaacaacaaatactACCTGATCCAGCTGCTGGAAGATGACAGCTCCAAGGCTTTCAATGTGTGGATGAGATGGGGCAGAG TGGGCAAAGTGGGTCAAAGCAGCCTCACAGCCTGTGGAGGAGACCTGCTGAAGGCCAAAGATTTCTTCAAGAAAAA gtttcTTGACAAGACGAAGAACGAGTGGGAATATCGGGACACTTTTGAGAAAGTAGATGGAAAATATGACATGCTGTTTGTGGACTACAGCTCGAACAAGATG GAGGAGAACCAGACCACAGTGGACGCTGCACCCAAGAAAAGGACCTCGAAGCTGCACGCAAGGGTCCAGTCTCTCCTGGAGCTCATCTGTGACCTCAAAGCCATGGAGGAATGCGTTCTGGAGATGAAGTTTGACACCCGAAAAGCTCCTCTTG GCAAGCTGACGTCGGAGCAGATCCGTGGAGGCTATGAAGCCTTAAAGAGAATCGAGGACTGCTTGAAGAAGAAGGGCAGCAGTCGGGAGCTGGTGGCAGCATGCAACCAGTTTTACACACGCATCCCCCATGACTTCGG GTTGAAAACTCCCCCAATCATCCGCACAGATGTTGAGTTGAAGGAAAAGATCACTTTGTTGGAG GCATTAAGTGACATCCAGATTGCGGTGAAAATGGTCCAGTCCAGTGCTGACAGTGACGAGCACCCCCTGGACAGGCAGTATCAGTCCCTGCAGTGCAATCTTCAGCCTCTGGACTCCAGCAGCAATGAATTCAAG GTAATAGACAGATATCTGCAGTCCACTCACGCCCCCACTCATAATGACTACACCATGAGTGTCCTCGACATCTTCGCTTTGGACAGAAACGAGGAGGGCAGCAAATTCCTCTCAGACTTGCACAACAG GACTCTGCTGTGGCACGGTTCCCGTCTCTCTAACTGGGTCGGCATCCTCAGCAAGGGCCTCCGAGTGGCCCCACCCGAGGCTCCCGTCACGGGTTACATG TTCGGTAAAGGCATCTACTTTGCTGACATGGCATCAAAAAGTGCCAACTACTGCTTTGCCAACCAGAGTAACCACGTtggactgctgctgctgtgtgag GTGGCTTTGGGAGACAGCAACGAGCTGCTTCAAGCCGACTACGATGCCAACAATCTGCCTGAAGGAAAGCACAGCACCAAGGGTCTTGGACGGACCGGACCTGACCCCAAAAACGCCGTCACACT GGATGGTATGACGGTGCCAATGGGCCCCGGAGTGAAAACCGGAGTGGGAAACAGCAACGCTTACAGCCTCCTCTACAACGAGTACATTGTTTACAATCCAGCACAGACTCGCATGAAGTATCTGCTGCGGATCCAGTTCAAGTATTCTTCACTGTGGTGA
- the sdr39u1 gene encoding epimerase family protein SDR39U1 has protein sequence MRILIGGGSGFVGRELTHLLRDKGHEVTVISRQPGPGKITWGELESQGLPPCEGAVNLAGENLMNPLRWWNESYKKDLFSSRIDTTKALSQAIAASPSPPRSWVLVSGVACYKPSLTAEYTENSEWTPFDLLSKLVKEWEAAALLPESVAKVTRQSIIRPGAVLGRDGGAMKQMLLPFWLGLGGTLGSGGQPFPWIHVSDLAGIITHFLEAPADTSSSSSSSFSSSVPQVYNGVAPALNTNYEFTKELGRVLRRPTILPVPGFVMNALMGSERAVVLTQGQKVIPQRTLDAGFQYKYPDLSSALKQIVGS, from the exons GAGGGGGGTCTGGCTTCGTGGGTCGTGAGCTGACACACTTGCTGAGAGACAAAGGTCACGAGGTTACGGTGATATCTAGGCAACCAGGTCCTGGAAAGATAACATGG GGTGAATTGGAGTCTCAAGGCCTCCCACCATGTGAGGGTGCTGTCAACCTGGCTGGAGAGAATCTCATGAACCCTCTTCGATG gtgGAATGAAAGCTATAAAAAGGATTTATTCTCCAGTCGCATTGACACGACAAAAGCTTTGTCTCAGGCCATCGCTGCGTCCCCCAGTCCACCTCGCTCCTGGGTGCTGGTATCTGGTGTCG CTTGTTACAAACCCAGTCTGACAGCCGAATACACAGAGAACAGTGAGTGGACACCGTTTGACCTGCTCTCAAAACTTGTTAAAGAATGGGAGGCTGCGGCACTCCTCCCCGAGAGCGTTGCAAAGGTCACCAGACAGTCCATCATTCGCCCTG GAGCGGTGCTCGGTCGTGACGGCGGGGCCATGAAACAAATGCTGCTGCCCTTCTGGCTTGGCCTCGGGGGCACCCTGGGCTCTGGAGGACAGCCGTTCCCCTGGATCCACGTGTCAGACCTGGCAGGAATCATCACCCACTTTCTGGAGGCCCCTGCAGacacatcctcctcctcctcctcctccttctcctcttccgtACCACAGGTGTACAACGGAGTCGCCCCTGCTCTTAACACCAACTACGAGTTCACCAAAGAACTGGGTCGGGTCCTGAGGCGGCCCACCATCTTGCCCGTGCCTGGCTTCGTCATGAACGCCCTAATGGGCTCTGAAAGGGCCGTGGTCCTCACTCAAGGCCAGAAAGTCATCCCACAAAGGACTCTAGATGCTGGATTTCAGTACAAGTACCCAGACCTGAGCTCAGCGCTGAAACAGATTGTTGGGAGTTAA
- the si:ch211-284o19.8 gene encoding protein lifeguard 1 yields MSDTTSSPSKPTPGAPGNDASSPPPYSYQGEDPPPYDGPATYNLPKAEPACISHPTTQYESFCDINPPETTPFISSSSFDDKTVRRGFVRKVFSILTLQLLFTFSVVCVFTFSSEVKEAVQNNLWAYLSSFIVFAVVALALSCCKSFSRRHPWNIVGLIVVTLSLSYMVGTIASFHNTKAVVVTMAVTLVISVAIIAFSAQTRYDFTICYGLLLIVALDFVMFGFFCTFYYSYITDVAYGCLGALLYSLFLMVDCQLMMGTMSYRLDPEEYINAALTLYLDIVLIFLYLLGRR; encoded by the exons ATGTCTGATACCACAAGCTCCCCATCCAAACCAACCCCAGGTGCTCCGGGCAATGATGCGTCCTCTCCGCCGCCGTATTCCTACCAAGGGGAAGATCCTCCACCCTACGATGGCCCAGCTACCTACAACCTACCCAAAGCCGAGCCTGCCTGCATCAGCCACCCCACTACTCAATATGAGTCTTTCTGTGACATAAACCCACCAGAAACGACTCCATTTATATCCTCCTCGTCTTTTGATGACAAGACAGTGAGGCGAGGCTTTGTAAGAAAG GTGTTCTCTATCCTGACTCTGCAGCTGCTGTTCACCTTCAGCGTGGTGTGTGTGTTCACCTTCTCCAGCGAGGTCAAAGAGGCTGTGCAGAACAACCTGTGGGCCTATCTCAGCTCCTTCATTGTTTTCGCCGTGGTGGCCCTCGCCCTTAGCTGCTGCAAGTCCTTCAGCCGCCGCCACCCCTGGAACATCGTAGGATTG ATTGTCGTCACCCTGAGTTTGTCATACATGGTGGGGACCATCGCCTCCTTCCATAACACCAAAGCGGTGGTCGTCACTATGGCAGTGACGCTGGTGATTTCTGTTGCCATCATCGCTTTCTCTGCACAG ACTCGTTATGATTTTACCATTTGCTACGGCTTGCTGTTGATTGTGGCTTTGGACTTCGTCATGTTTGGATTCTTCTGCACCTTCTACTACTCCTACATTACGGATGTTGCCTATGGATGTCTGGGAGCTCTGCTCTACTCTTTG TTCCTGATGGTGGACTGTCAGCTGATGATGGGGACCATGAGCTACCGTCTGGATCCAGAGGAATACATCAATGCCGCTCTCACTTTATACCTGGACATCGTGCTCATCTTCCTCTACCTGCTGGGGAGGAGGTGA